The DNA region GAGTCGCTGCCCTGGCTGCAGCGCTTCAACGACCAGATCATCGTGATCAAGTACGGCGGCAACGCCATGGTCAGCGATGAACTGCAGGACGCGTTCGCGTCCGATATCGCCTACCTGCGTTACGTCGGCGTCAAGCCCGTCGTCGTCCACGGCGGCGGACCGCAGATCTCCTCGATGCTCGACCGCCTGTCGATCCCCAGCGAGTTCAAGGGCGGCTACCGCGTCACCAGCACGGAGGCCATCGGCGTCGTGCGGATGGTGCTGACCGGCCAGATCAACCCGCAGCTGGTGGCCAAGATCAACGCGCACGGACCCCACGCCGCGGGCCTGTCCGGCGAGGACGCCGGGCTGTTCGGCGGACGTCGCCGCGGCGTCATCCTCGACGGGGTGGAGCATGACCTGGGCAGGGTGGGCGACGTCGTCGAGGTCGACCCGCAGCCGGTGCACGACCAGCTCGCCGCGGGCCGGATTCCGGTCGTCTCGAGCATCGCCCCGGACCTGGATCGCCCCGGACATTCGCTCAACGTCAACGCGGACGCGGCAGCCGCGGCACTGGCGGTCGCGCTCGGTGCCGCCAAACTCGTCGTGCTCACCGACGTGGCCGGGCTCTACGCCGACTGGCCGAACCGGGACTCGCTCGTCTCGCACCTGAGCACGACCGAGCTGCGCACGCTGCTGCCCACGCTGGAGTCGGGCATGATCCCCAAGATGCAGGCGTGCCTGGACGCGGTCGAGGGCGGGGTGGAGACGGCGGCGATCATCGACGGACGGGTGCCGCACTCGGTGCTCGTGGAGATCTTCACAAGCAAGGGAATCGGAACAGAGGTGGTCCTCGGATGAGTTGGCAGGATGACGCAGGGCGCGACCTGGTGCGCAGCTTCGGCGACCGGATGGAGCTGTTCGTCCGTGGGGAGGGCGCCTACCTGTGGGATGCGGACGGGCGACGCTACCTGGACTTCCTCGCCGGCATCGCGGTGAACTCGCTGGGTCACGCGCACCCGGTGTTCGTCGAGGCGATCGCGGCGCAGGCGGCGACGCTGGCGCACGTGTCGAACTACTTCGCCACGCTTCCGCAGCTGGAGCTCGCCTCTCGGCTCAAGCGCCTCGCCGGTACCGGTGACCGCGGCCGCGTCTACTTCGGCAATTCCGGTGCCGAAGCCAACGAGGCCGCCTTCAAGCTCGCCCGCCTGCACGGTGCGCCGACGGAGGGCGAGGCCGCGCGTCCGCGCATCCTCGCGCTGACCGACGCGTTCCACGGCCGCACCATGGGAACGCTCGCCCTCACCGGCAAGCCCTACATGCAGGAGCCGTTCCTTCCCATGGTTCCGGGTGTGGAGTTCATCGATTCCACCATCGAGGCGCTGGAGGCAGCACTGGATGACCGCGTGGCCGCGCTCTTCGTCGAGCCGATCAAGGGTGAGGCGGGTGTGCTGGATCTTCCCGAGGGGTACCTGCGCGCGGCCCGTGAACTCACGCAGCGGCACGGAGCGCTGCTGATCGTCGACGAGATCCAGACCGGTGCCGGTCGCACGGGGGAGTGGTTCGCCTTCCAGCACGCGGGCATCCTCCCCGACGCAGTGACCGTCGCCAAGGGCATCGGCGGCGGCTTCCCGATCGGCGCGCTGATCACCTTCGGCGAGGCCAGCGAGCTGTTCTACCCGGGTACGCACGGCTCCACGTTCGGCGGAAACGCACTGGGCACCGCCGTCGCCGGCGCGGTCCTCGGCGAGATCGAGAACGAGGGTCTCGTGGCCAACTCCGCCGAGCGGGGACGCCAGCTGCGCGCCGCCATCGGCGCGATCGACACGGCGCTGGTCGACGGATGCCGCGGCCAGGGCCTCCTGATCGGCGTCGCGCTGCGGCATCCGGTGGCCAAGGCTGTCGTCGCCGCCGCGCAGGAGCACGGACTGATCATCAACGCGCCCAACGACCAGACCATCCGCCTGGTGCCCCCGCTGAACATCGGAGACGTCGAGATCGACGAGTTCGTGCGTCTGTTCACCGCCGCGCTGCGGACGGTGGAGGACGCCCTGGTGCTGGAGACGCCGGCCGCGGCCGCCGCGAACGGGGTCTCGGCATGACCCGGCACCTGCTGCGCGATGACGACCTGACTGCGGCTGAGCAGTCCGAGATCCTGGACCTCGCCGTCGCCTTGAAGAAGGACCGGTGGAAGCTGAAGCCGCTCGCCGGCCCGGAGACCGTCGCGGTGATCTTCGACAAATCGTCCACGCGCACGCGCGTGTCCTTCGCGGTCGGGATCGCCGATCTCGGGGGGACGCCGCTGATCATCTCGACCGCGAACAGTCAGCTCGGCGGCAAGGAGACGCCGTCCGACACGGCCCGCGTGCTCGAGCGGCAGGTCGCGGCCATCGTCTGGCGCACCTACGCGCAGGCCGGCCTGGAGGAGATGGCCGCCGGCACCCGCGTTCCGGTGGTCAACGCGCTGAGCGATGACTTCCACCCGTGCCAACTGCTGGCGGATCTGCTGACGATCCAGGAGCACAAGGGCGAGCTGCGCGGGCTCACGCTGGCGTTCTTCGGCGACGGCCGCTCCAACATGGCCCACTCCTACATGCTCGCCGGGGTGACCGCGGGAATGCACGTGCGCGTGGCATCACCCGAGTCCTACTCGCCGCGCGAGGACGTCGTTGCCGATGCCGACCGGCGGGCCGCCGAGACCGGCGGTTCGCTGACGCTCTATACGGATCCGGTAGAAGCCGCCGCATCCGCCGACGTGATCGTCACCGACACGTGGGTGTCCATGGGCAAGGAGGAAGAGAAGCTGGCACGCCTGCGGGACCTCGGCCAGTACAAGGTCACGCGCGAGCTGATGTCCCTGGCCCGGCCGGACGCGATCTTCATCCACTGCCTTCCCGCCGATCGTGGTTACGAAGTCGAAGCCGAGGTCATCGACGGCCCGCAGAGCGTCGTGTGGGATGAGGCCGAGAACCGACTGCACGCGCAGAAGGCCCTCCTGGTGTGGTTGCTTCGTCAGGAGTAGCCCCACCCCCGGCCACCGCGGTCGGCTGGTTCGGGTCCAGGTGGGAGCGGCTGAACGGTGCGCAGCGCATCGGCGGTATCGACCTGGCCCGCGGCCTCGCGGTGATCGGCATGATCGCCGCGCACCTGCTGTGGCTTGCGGACGTCGACTTCGAGGACGCATCCACCTGGGTGGGCGTCGTGGAGGGCCGCTCCTCGATCCTGTTCGCGACGCTCGCCGGCGTGTCGATCGGGCTCGTCACGGGCGGCCGTCACCCGCTGCCGCCTCCGCAGCTGCGCGTGGCGCGCGGGCGGCTGGTGGTGCGGGCAGCGGTGCTCTGGGTGATCGGCATCCTCCTGATCGCCACCGGGGTGCCGGTGTACGTGATCCTGCCCGCGTACGCGATCCTGTTCCTGCTCGCTCTGCCCCTGGTCTCGCTCGGTGCGCGCGCACTGTTCCTGCTGGCCGGGGCGCTCGGCGTGGTGATGCCGTTCGCGGTCGTCGCCCTGGACCGCCTGCCCTTCTGGTCCACATGGAACGGACAGCTGGTGGACCAGGCCCTCGGGTGGCACTATCCCTTCCCGGTCTGGATCGCGTTCGTGGTCGCGGGCATCGGCGCCGCACGCTCCGGCGTCCTTCGCGCTGAGGTGCAGCTGTGGCTCCTGGGCGCCGGCGCCATTCTCGCGGTGGTGGGCTACGGCCTGCACGGCGCCACCGGAGCCCGTCAGCCGACCGAACCGACGTCCTTCTGGGGGGCGGTCTGGACGGCGGATCCGCACTCCAGCGGCGTGCTCGAGGTGATCGGCTCGGGGGGTTTCGCGCTCGCCGTGATCGGGTTCTGCCTGCTGGCGTGCCGGACCGTCCTGGTGTGGGTCGTCCTGCCGCTGCGCGCCGTCGGCGCCATGCCGCTGACCGCCTACACCGCCCAGCTGGTGATCTGGGCGATCGCCGCCACGGCGATCCTGGGCAATCCCGGCGACCTCGGCGGATTCCGCGACCTGGAGCCGTTCTGGCCCCTCACGATCGGCCTGATCGTCGGCTGTACGGCATGGGCGCTGCTGGTCGGCCGCGGCCCGCTGGAGTGGGCGATGGACCGGCTCGCACGAGTGCTGGTGCGGCGCGGTTAGGCTGAGCGGATGAGCGATACGAAGCCGGAAGGCACCAACGAGGGAGCCCTGTGGGGCGCGCGATTCGCGTCGGGACCCGCACCGGAGCTGGCCGCGCTGAGCCGCTCGACCCACTTCGACTGGGATCTCGCGCTCTATGACATCGCCGGTTCGCACGCGCACGCGAAGGCGCTCGCCGCCGCGGGGTACCTGAACGCCGACGAGGAGACGGCCATGCACGCCGGCCTCGACGCGCTGGCGCAGAGGATCGTCGACGGCACCCTGCTCCCCGGCCCGAACGACGAAGACGTGCACGGCGCGCTGGAGCAGGCGCTGATCGTCGCGGTGGGTTCCGAGCTCGGCGGCAAGCTGCGCGCGGGACGGAGCCGCAACGACCAGATCGCGACCCTGATCCGCATGTACATGCTGGATCACTCGCGCACCATCGCCCGGGACATCCTCCGAGTCGTGGACGCGCTCGTGGCGCAGGCCGAGGCGCATCCCGAGGCGATTATGCCGGGTCGCACTCACCTGCAGCACGCGCAGCCGGTGCTGCTCGCTCATCACCTGCAGGCCCATGCCTGGCCGCTGGTGCGAGACCTCGAGCGCTTGCGGGACTGGTCCGCCCGAGCGTCCGTGTCACCGTACGGCGGAGGCGCCCTCGCCGGCGCCACCCTGGGGCTGGACCCTCTGCTGATCGCGCGCGAGCTGGGGATGGCCCGCCCGGCCGAGAACTCCCTGGACGGCACGTCGGCGCGGGATGTCGTGGCGGAGTTCGCGTTCATCGCCGCCATGATCGCCGTGGACATCTCGCGGTTCGCCGAGGAGATCATCATCTGGAACACCCGTGAATTCGGTTTCGTCACATTGGATGACGGCTACTCCACCGGGTCGAGCATCATGCCGCAGAAGAAGAACCCCGACATCGCCGAACTCGCGCGCGGCAAGGCCGGACGCCTGATCGGCAATCTGACCGGCCTCCTCGCGACGCTGAAGGGACTGCCGTTGGCGTACAACCGCGACCTTCAAGAGGACAAGGAGCCGGTATTCGACTCGGTCCGGACGCTCGAACTCGTGCTGCCCGCCTTCGCAGGCATGGTGGCCACCCTTCGATTCGACACCGAGCGGATGGCGCAGCTCGCGCCGCAGGGCTTCTCGCTGGCCACGGATGTCGCCGAGTGGCTGGTCAAACGCGGCATCCCCTTCCGCGATGCCCACGAGATCTCCGGGGCGCTGGTCCAGCTGTGCGAGCAGCGCGGTCTCGAACTCGACCAGGTCACCGACGAGATGCTCGCCTCGGTGTCACCGCACCTGTCGCCGGACGTCCGGCAGATCCTCACGATCTCCGGTTCGGTCTCCAGCCGCGACGGAGTCGGCGGCACCGCGCCCGTGCGCGTGACCGAACAGAGGGCGGAGCTGATCTCGCGCGTTCAGGCCGCGGCACACGCTCTCGGTCTCTGACGGCGTCCCGGCCCGCTGACCGGGTGCCTCACCAGATCGCCAGGCGCACCAGCGCGCCGACGATGCACGCCCAGAGCAGGCTGGAAAGCGTCCCGATGATGAAGCGCTCGCGCGCCTCGGCGGCGGCGAGCTCGGAGAACCGGCCGACGCCCTTGATCGCCACGACGATGGCCAGCGCCTCCGGGAAGCCGACGATGAGGGACATCACCACCGCGAGTCGCTCGAGGTAGCCGATCGTCGTGCCGCCCCGCAGCACCTCCGTCGGCGCGGTGGGTTCGGCTCCGTCCGTGACGCCCGCGGCCTGAGCGTCGAGCATGATGCCGCCGTTGGCTCCGTCCCGCACCCGGCCGTGGGTGGCGATCTCGAGGATGCGCCGCGTGACCGGGTTCCCGCCCAGAACAGCCACCGCGGTGCCCAGCAGGGCGACGATCAGGCCCATCAGAAGCGGAACGTTGACGGGGGAGACCACGACGACGATCAGTGCCAGCAGTACCAGCACGCCTGCCGCGATGAGCGGGACGGTGCTCGGGCGCCGCAGGCTGAGAATGATCAGCACCAGCGCTGCGCACATCGCAAGGAACAGGAAGATCGACAGCAGTGCGACGATGATCGCCTCGGGGAAGAGCACGGGCATGCGGTCAGTCTTGCACGGGGTCCGTGGCCGAACCGGAGTCCAGAGCCGCCAGTGTGCGCTCCAGCGCGGGAATGGCGGCTTCCTCCAGACGGAGGCCGCCGGCTTTGGCCCGCAGGCTCACCGCCGTGGGCGTGATTCGCAGCCGCGCGGCGATGTCCTTCTGCGTCAGACCTTCCTCGAGCAGATCGGCGACTTCCCATCCCTGCGCGGAACGGCGATCGCGCAGATCGACCAGCAGGCGAAGATAGGCCTCGGCATCCTGCGCCGCACGGAAATCCGCGGCGGCCACCGCCACGCGACCGGGCGCGTTCTTGGCTCGATCCACGGCGTCACGGGCGAGCACGAACGCCGGCCCACGACCGGCGCGGATGTCGTCAGGGAGCGGCGTGTCCACGCTGCCCACGCCGAGCCCCACACTCCAACCGCCGTCGCGCAGCAACGCCAGCGCGATCGCCAGCGCGCCGGCGGCGCTGCCGGTGAGGGCCTGAAGCTCGTCGCCCGCGTTGCGCTGCACCGGGATCGCGAGTCGGTCACCGGCCGCCCGCTGGACCAGGTCCACTCCGGCGGGGACCAGGTCGGCGCTGGTCCGGCTGTCGCGCTGGTCCGCGGTGAGAACGAACACGGTCCTCCCCAGTGATAAGTCAATGAACTTCATTCAGTTGGATCATGCTACAAGACTTAACGGATCTGCGCGATGTGCCGGTGAAGCTCGCGGGCATATCTGAACTCGATGAGGTCCGTCGGCTTACCGGGGTCGGGCGCATCGAGGAGGCCGGCGGCCCGCTGATAACCTGGCACGCGTGTCTTCTCCCGCCCTGACTGCGAGCGTCCCCGCCAACGATCCGACGTTCGAGAACGTCTGGGACGAACTGGTGTGGCGAGGGCTCGTCCACGTCTCCACCGATCAGGACGCCCTGCGGGCACTGCTGGCCGGACCGCCCGTCGTGTACTACTGCGGCTTCGATCCGACCGCGCCGAGCCTGCACCTGGGCAACCTCGTCCAGCTCCTGGTCATGCGCCGGCTGCAGTTGGCCGGGCATCGGCCCCTCGGGCTGGTCGGCGGGTCGACCGGACTGATCGGGGATCCCCGGCCCACGGCCGAGCGGGTGCTGAACACCAAAGAGACGGTCGCCGAGTGGGTGGGCTACCTGCAGGCGCAGGTCGAGCGGTTCCTGAGCTTCGACGGCGACAACGCCGCCCGGATGGTCAACAACCTGGACTGGACCGCGCCGCTGAGCGCCATCGACTTCCTCCGGGAGATCGGGAAGCACTACCGGGTCGGCACGATGCTCAAGAAGGATGCCGTCAGCGCACGGCTGAACTCCGACGAGGGCATCAGCTACACGGAGTTCAGCTACCAGATCCTGCAGGGGCTGGACTACCGCGAGCTGTTCCTGCAGTACGACTGCGTGCTGCAGACCGGCGGCAGCGACCAGTGGGGGAACCTCACCAGCGGCGTCGATCTGATCCATCGCGCCGAAGGCAGGAGCGTGCACGCCATCGGCACGCCGCTGATCACCAACAGCGACGGCCGCAAATTCGGCAAGAGCGAAGGCAATGCGGTCTGGCTGGACGCGAAGCTCACCAGCCCGTACGCGATGTACCAGTTCTGGCTGAACACCGATGACGCGGACGTGGCGGACCGGTTGAAGGTGTTCACCTTCCTCACCCGGGCCGAGATCGAGCAGGTCGCGGACGCGCATGCCGCGGAGCCCTTCCGCCGCATCGGCCAGAAGCGGATCGCACTCGAGGTGACCAGCCTCGTGCACGGCCCGGATGCCGCCGCCGCGGCGATCGCGGCATCCGAGGCCCTCTTCGGCCAAGGCGACCTGACCGCGCTGGATGCCGGGACGCTGCAGAGCGCCCTGCGCGAGCTGCCGCACGCCGAACTGCCGCCAGGGACGCCGGTCGTCAATGCTCTCGTGGACACCGGCCTGGTCGGCAGCCTCAGCGAGGCTCGTCGCGCCATCGCACAGGGAGGGGTCACGCTGGATGGCGTCAAGGTGCCCGACGACACGGCCGTGGTCGCCGGATCGCTGCCCGGCGGGGTGTCGGTGCTCCGCCGCGGGAAGAAGACGCTGTCCGGCGTGTTCATCGCCGGAAACTGAGTCCTGCACCACCGCGCACCCGGTCGCCGCACGCATGCCGTTCACGCCGAGCCACGCCGTCGTCGCCCTGCCGTTCGTGCGGACGCCGCTGGTGCCCGCCGCGATCGCCGTCGGCGCGATGGCACCGGACCTTCCGCTGTTCGTGCGCGGACTGCCGCTGCACTACGGGCTCACGCACGACCTGTGGTGGCTGCCGCTGACCGTGGCGCTGGCACTGGCGCTGCTGCTGGTCTGGCGCTGCCTCCTGCGACCCGCGGTGCGCGAGCTGTGTCCTGACTGGCTCGCCGCACGCCTGCCGGAGTCGTGGGACGCCCCGCCCGGGGATGCGCTCCGGGAGACCTTCACGGCCCGCGCGGACCGACGGTCCGTCGACGACCGCGGCCAGGTGCGCAGCCCGTCGATGCGCGGCGCCCTGCTGCTGATCGCGTCGCTCGTCCTGGGTGTGCTCAGCCATATCGTGTGGGACCTGTTCACGCACGAGGGCCGCTGGGGGGTGCGCGTGCTTCCGGGGCTGGACCGGCCCTGGGGTCCGCTCGCCGGTCACACCTGGCTGCAGCACGGGTCGTCCGTGGTCGGCCTCGGCATCATCGCGGCGTGGGCGCTCCTCTGGCTGCGGCGCGCGGATCGACGCGAGCCGCCCCGCCGGGTGCTGCCGGCCGCGGTGCGCTGGGGATGGTGGGCCTGCCTGCCCGTGTTCCTGGTTCTGGCGTGGGTGATCGGCCTGGCGATGTTCGGCCCGCTCACGCAGAGCTGGACGATCCCGCACCTGGCCTATCGCGTGCTCCCGCCGGCGTGTGCGCTGTGGGGAGGCCTCACGCTCGTACTGGCCGTGCTCGTCCAGGTGGTGCGCGCGCCGCGTGCGGTCCGCCCCGGCTAAGGCCGGCCGGACCACGTCGGGGTGTCGCGTCCCCACGGTCGCGGCGGTCGGTAGTCCACCGGGCCGCCGGCGTACGCGAGCGCCGGTGCAGTGGTGACCAGCGTGATGCCGTCGATGTCGAACTTCTGCAGGTGCGGGGCGGGATCGACCACCGGATCGGACGGTTCGGGGGAGGAGCTGCGCGGCATGCCGAGCAGCTCAGCGGCGACGCGGCGGAGGGAGACGTCCACGAGCCACGATCCGCCATCGGCATCCTGGTGACGGAATGCCGACATCACCCCCGCCGCCAGAAGGTAGCCCGCGCTGTGGTCGAGAGCCTGTGCCGGCAGCGCGCCGGGTCGTTCGCCGTCGGGCGACTCGATCCAGGAGATCCCACTGGCGGCCTGCACCAGGCTGTCGAAACCACGGCGGTCCGCCACCGCGGGCTCTGCGCCCCAGGCGGTCAGACGCGCGACGACAAGGCCGGGATGCCGGTCGATGAGCTGGTGCGGCCCCAGACCGAGCCGTTCCATCGCCGCGGCGCGGTAGCCGGTGACCACGACATCGGCCGACGCCAGCAGTTCATCGAAGACGGCACGAGCGTGCGGCGCGTGCAGGTCCAGCAGCGCCGACCGCTTGCCGTGGCCGCTGTCCAGGTGCTGCCACTCCGGCTCCGGAAGTCCCGGGGGATCGATCCGCAGAACCTCGGCACCGAGAAGGGCGAGCGCGCGAGTGGCCACCGGTCCGGCGATCACGCGGGTCAGATCCAGCACGCGGATGCCGCGCAGCGGCGCCTCCCCGGCCCGCCCGGCGCGGGACCGGGGGTGCGCGGCGCCGGAGTGCCGGAGATGGACGAGGGGTGCACCGCGCAGTGCCGCATCGAGCGTCGGGTTCTCACGGGACACCGCCACGCACAGACCACCCGCGGATGTGATCGCCTGCGTCGCGACAGCCGCCGGCATTCCGCGGAGTGCGGCCGCCACGGTGATCGCGTCAGCCCCCGGCGTCAGCCCCAGTCCGCGTCGCAACTCCGCCGCATGGTGCGGGTAGTTGCCGTGCGTGCGGACCCAGCTGTCCGATGACCGGAAGAAGCCGGACAGCGGCGCCCACACCGGGGGCTGCTCGTCGTCGAGCAGAAGATGCCGTTCGCTGGAGTACGACACCGCGACGCGTGCCGGATCGAGAGCAAGGGCGCGCCCACCGCTGAGCGCCCCGGCCGCCAACGCAGACGCACCCACGCTCGCCCAGGCCAGAGATGCGACGTCCGTGCGCGCCGGGAGCGGAACCGGGGGCGCCGTGTCGATGAACGCGGAGGATGAGAGTGGGCCTCCGCCGAGTGCAGCCCAGGTGCGCTCGAGCAGCAGGCGCCGGGCGGAGGGGGAGACGCTCATGCCCCTCCCTCACGGACGAACAGGTGTGGGAGGGGCGAGTGCACGCGCATGGCTGGAGGCTACCGCCGCCGCAGCTCGGCCGACCAGCCGATCGTGAGGGCGACGTGAGTCCGTCGGATCCACGGAAAGCGCCCCCGACCAGGCAGACACGCCCGGGACACGGCCCGGATTTGCCAGCCCCCCAGGCCCCACGTAATCTATTGATTGTTCGCCCCACAGGGAAGCGGAGAGGCCGGAAGGCTTCACCCCCCTCAAGTGGAGAACCACCCCCCATCCTTTCGAACTCTCATTGAGAGTTCGTGCCTCCGGGTTTAGGATGGAGGTCCTCACTCCTCGAAGCTGTCGATGAGTGCTGTTCGCTGACGTCTGAACGTCACGAACGGCCGATTTGACAGGCTGACGGAATGGGGTAAGATAGATGAGCTGCCCCGCGGACTGGCTGATACGCCGAAGCGCAGGGCACCTGATCTCTCTTCGTGAGACGCGGTCGATGATCGTGCTTCCGGCGGAAACGTTGGATTGTGCGGATTTGACAGGCGGGTCGCGGGGAATAAGATAGAGAAGTTGCCCTGATGGGGATGCCGAGAGGCTGACCTGCGGGAGCATCCGATCCTTGAGAACTCAACAGCGTGCACTTGTCAAATGCCAAAAAACCTCGCGGTCAGCTTTGCTGGCCGGTGAGATTCTTTTGAGATTAAACGGATTTGTCAGTAATGACATCCGATCGTCAGTTCAAACTCGCTCGGTCGAACCTATTCCGGTTCGTTCGCAGCAAAATTCTTTTACGGAGAGTTTGATCCTGGCTCAGGATGAACGCTGGCGGCGTGCTTAACACATGCAAGTCGAACGGTGAAGGAGAGCTTGCTCTCTGGATCAGTGGCGAACGGGTGAGTAACACGTGAGCAATCTGCCCCTGACTCTGGGATAAGCGCTGGAAACGGCGTCTAATACCGGATACGAGCTGCGAAGGCATCTTCAGCAGCTGGAAAGAACTTCGGTCAGGGATGAGCTCGCGGCCTATCAGCTAGTTGGTGAGGTAATGGCTCACCAAGGCGTCGACGGGTAGCCGGCCTGAGAGGGTGACCGGCCACACTGGGACTGAGACACGGCCCAGACTCCTACGGGAGGCAGCAGTGGGGAATATTGCACAATGGGCGCAAGCCTGATGCAGCAACGCCGCGTGAGGGACGACGGCCTTCGGGTTGTAAACCTCTTTTAGCAGGGAAGAAGCGAAAGTGACGGTACCTGCAGAAAAAGCACCGGCTAACTACGTGCCAGCAGCCGCGGTAATACGTAGGGTGCAAGCGTTATCCGGAATTATTGGGCGTAAAGAGCTCGTAGGCGGTTTGTCGCGTCTGCTGTGAAACCCCGAGGCTCAACCTCGGGCCTGCAGTGGGTACGGGCAGACTAGAGTGCGGTAGGGGAGATTGGAATTCCTGGTGTAGCGGTGGAATGCGCAGATATCAGGAGGAACACCGATGGCGAAGGCAGATCTCTGGGCCGTAACTGACGCTGAGGAGCGAAAGGGTGGGGAGCAAACAGGCTTAGATACCCTGGTAGTCCACCCCGTAAACGTTGGGAACTAGTTGTGGGGTCCATTCCACGGATTCCGTGACGCAGCTAACGCATTAAGTTCCCCGCCTGGGGAGTACGGCCGCAAGGCTAAAACTCAAAGGAATTGACGGGGACCCGCACAAGCGGCGGAGCATGCGGATTAATTCGATGCAACGCGAAGAACCTTACCAAGGCTTGACATATACGAGAACGGGCCAGAAATGGTCAACTCTTTGGACACTCGTAAACAGGTGGTGCATGGTTGTCGTCAGCTCGTGTCGTGAGATGTTGGGTTAAGTCCCGCAACGAGCGCAACCCTCGTTCTATGTTGCCAGCACGTAATGGTGGGAACTCATGGGATACTGCCGGGGTCAACTCGGAGGAAGGTGGGGATGACGTCAAATCATCATGCCCCTTATGTCTTGGGCTTCACGCATGCTACAATGGCCGGTACAAAGGGCTGCAATACCGTAAGGTGGAGCGAATCCCAAAAAGCCGGTCCCAGTTCGGATTGAGGTCTGCAACTCGACCTCATGAAGTCGGAGTCGCTAGTAATCGCAGATCAGCAACGCTGCGGTGAATACGTTCCCGGGTCTTGTACACACCGCCCGTCAAGTCATGAAAGTCGGTAACACCTGAAGCCGGTGGCCCAACCCTTGTGGAGGGAGCCGTCGAAGGTGGGATTGGTAATTAGGACTAAGTCGTAACAAGGTAGCCGTACCGGAAGGTGCGGCTGGATCACCTCCTTTCTAAGGAGCATCTGGCACTCTTCGGGGTGTCCAGGCGCCGGATTCGGGACGTATGTTCTCGACCGGTAGCTCATGGGTGGAACATTTGATGAGGTGCGAAGGAAGGTGTTTTTCACTCAGTACGCTGCTTGCAGCCGGAACGGTGGGGGATGGTGGAGATCGCACATGCACGCTGTTGGGTCCTGAGGGACCGGATGTGCTCGGATTTTTTCGGGCCAGACGATTACTCAGGACCTTTTCTGGTTTGCCGGTTTCGGTGAGCGGGGGAGGGTACCGCCCGTACTTTGAGAACTACACAGTGGA from Microbacterium sp. zg-B185 includes:
- a CDS encoding DUF4184 family protein, with the translated sequence MPFTPSHAVVALPFVRTPLVPAAIAVGAMAPDLPLFVRGLPLHYGLTHDLWWLPLTVALALALLLVWRCLLRPAVRELCPDWLAARLPESWDAPPGDALRETFTARADRRSVDDRGQVRSPSMRGALLLIASLVLGVLSHIVWDLFTHEGRWGVRVLPGLDRPWGPLAGHTWLQHGSSVVGLGIIAAWALLWLRRADRREPPRRVLPAAVRWGWWACLPVFLVLAWVIGLAMFGPLTQSWTIPHLAYRVLPPACALWGGLTLVLAVLVQVVRAPRAVRPG
- a CDS encoding CoA transferase, whose amino-acid sequence is MSVSPSARRLLLERTWAALGGGPLSSSAFIDTAPPVPLPARTDVASLAWASVGASALAAGALSGGRALALDPARVAVSYSSERHLLLDDEQPPVWAPLSGFFRSSDSWVRTHGNYPHHAAELRRGLGLTPGADAITVAAALRGMPAAVATQAITSAGGLCVAVSRENPTLDAALRGAPLVHLRHSGAAHPRSRAGRAGEAPLRGIRVLDLTRVIAGPVATRALALLGAEVLRIDPPGLPEPEWQHLDSGHGKRSALLDLHAPHARAVFDELLASADVVVTGYRAAAMERLGLGPHQLIDRHPGLVVARLTAWGAEPAVADRRGFDSLVQAASGISWIESPDGERPGALPAQALDHSAGYLLAAGVMSAFRHQDADGGSWLVDVSLRRVAAELLGMPRSSSPEPSDPVVDPAPHLQKFDIDGITLVTTAPALAYAGGPVDYRPPRPWGRDTPTWSGRP